The Chengkuizengella sediminis DNA segment CTTTATGGCTTAGTACCTTTAATATGTGGGATTTTTTGTTATTTTCAAGCTATTCTACTAATGATAAAAATGCCCCAATTAAAATCGACAAGATTCTTGTCATTTATATTTTTTACCAGTGGTCTGACATTTATTGCAGTCAATGCTTCTATAAGGGCAGATATACTTGCAAAAATAGTACTTGTTTCTAGCACAATGACTATTCCTATATTATTTTTACAGTTCCTATTTGTACTAATTAAAGAAAAAACTGAAGTACAACAAACACCCACAAAAATTTTTAAATATTTATATCTTGTTATAATATTAGTTTTTCTCTTTCAATTATTAGATTTTTTTTACACTCCATATACATACTACTTCTATATAATAACAAGGAACTTTGCAATGATATTTTTTTTATTAGGCTTACTAATAAACTTTATATATTTGTTAACCATTTACTTTAAATATCGTAAAGAAGAGACTTATACCTCTACATTAATTAAAATCATTTGGTTTTGTTTATTTATTACTTCGGCCCCATTTAGTTTGCTTTCATTTTTACCTGACTTACTATTTGGAGTATATTGGGTTAATCCATTTTATACAGTCTTCTTTTTCTTTTTCTTTCCCACAACATTTGCTTATCTAATTCTTTCAAAACAAATTTTAGATATTGATGTTGTTATAAGAAGAATAATATTCACACTAGCTTTTTCTATTGTACCTAGTATTTTGATCGTGTTTTTCATATCAATTATATTCGACCTAAGAATTACAATTCAATATGTAGTAATAGCTTTTATTTGTACTTTAATCACCTTATTTTTATCATTGTTTTCAATAAAGTTTATCCTTTTAAAATTAGAAAATACTATATTTCCACATCGTCGTGGTTATCAAAAATCATTGGATCATATTCTTGAAAAACTTGCTTCTATTACAAACTTTCGTGATTTAAAAGAGCAAATCTTAACAGATATTATCGATCTGTTTCAAGTACATGGAGGAGTTATTATATTAAAATATAAGGATAAAACTGAAACCATTCATGTAGGTAATATTAATATTAACGAAGTGGAAAAATTATTAGATTCAGCTTTAAATGAAGAATCTCCTGAATATTCTATATTTCAAATAAATCTACATCAAGAATATACAAGTTATATGATACTTACAAAGAAAAAAAACAACTCAATATTAGGATTAGAAGAAACACAGTGGATGAATCTTATTATTTCCTATATGAAAGTTAGTTTAGAAAATATATATTTTATTAGAAAATATGCTTTTGAACTACAAGAAAAAGAGAGATTTCATATTTCTATTGATTTACATGATTCAACCTTGCAGGATTTATTACTATTAAGGAGAAAAATATCTATATTAGTCGAAAAAAATACTTCAAAAGAATTGAATCAAGAACTGAAAAATATTATTAATTTTGTAGACATGATAAATATAGGTTTAAGACAAAACTTTTTTGAACTCAATCCTTACTTAATTAAAGAAACAGGTTTAATTAATGCAATTGAGCAATTAGTAGATCAAGAAAAAGCAATGAATACTTTCATTATTAAGTTTATAACTAAGAATGCTGATATTATAGAAAGTAGTAAAATAGAAGTAAAACAACATATTTTTCGTATTATTCAAGAGCTTATTAATAATACAAAGAAACATGCAGAGGCATCAAATGTATATCTGGAGATTAAAGGACTAGATCAACTACTCACTTTAATATATGAAGACGATGGGGTCGGTTTTGACTATAACCCTTCAAAAAGCAATTTAAGTAAATTAAAAGGAATGGGTTTGGAGCAGATTAGATATCGAGCAAGTGATGTAAATGGCCATTTAAAAATAATATCTACCATGGGAAATGGAGTTAGATTTTCCATCAAAATAC contains these protein-coding regions:
- a CDS encoding sensor histidine kinase, producing MNKKILITILITIFIAIQCWFVFLTIKYPYTGIEVEKNDNNQWIITNVRIKNIESLNGIKIGDKVLQVNHEEASEHYSIQKWKIVRQFDHLLLSRNDRVFEVKASQISSSALYGLVPLICGIFCYFQAILLMIKMPQLKSTRFLSFIFFTSGLTFIAVNASIRADILAKIVLVSSTMTIPILFLQFLFVLIKEKTEVQQTPTKIFKYLYLVIILVFLFQLLDFFYTPYTYYFYIITRNFAMIFFLLGLLINFIYLLTIYFKYRKEETYTSTLIKIIWFCLFITSAPFSLLSFLPDLLFGVYWVNPFYTVFFFFFFPTTFAYLILSKQILDIDVVIRRIIFTLAFSIVPSILIVFFISIIFDLRITIQYVVIAFICTLITLFLSLFSIKFILLKLENTIFPHRRGYQKSLDHILEKLASITNFRDLKEQILTDIIDLFQVHGGVIILKYKDKTETIHVGNININEVEKLLDSALNEESPEYSIFQINLHQEYTSYMILTKKKNNSILGLEETQWMNLIISYMKVSLENIYFIRKYAFELQEKERFHISIDLHDSTLQDLLLLRRKISILVEKNTSKELNQELKNIINFVDMINIGLRQNFFELNPYLIKETGLINAIEQLVDQEKAMNTFIIKFITKNADIIESSKIEVKQHIFRIIQELINNTKKHAEASNVYLEIKGLDQLLTLIYEDDGVGFDYNPSKSNLSKLKGMGLEQIRYRASDVNGHLKIISTMGNGVRFSIKIPNL